In Paracoccus contaminans, the genomic stretch GGCCCGCATACATGATCAGCACCCGGTCGCAGAACTGGGCGACCAGGTTCAGATCGTGGCTGACAAAGATCAGCCCCATGCCGCGATCCTTGACCAGATCGTCCATGATCCGCAGCACCTCGGTGCGCACCGACACGTCCAGCGCGCTGGTCGGCTCATCGGCGATCAGCACCTCGGGGTTGGAGGCCAGCATCATGGCGATCATGATACGCTGGCCCATGCCGCCCGATACCTCATGCGGATAGGCGCCATAGACCCGTTCGGGATCGCGGATGCGGACGGCCGCCAGCATTTCCATGGCGCGCGCGCGGCCAGCAGCGCGCCCCGCGCCAGTCTGCTGGCGATAGGCCTCGACGATCTGATCGCCCACGCGCATCACCGGGTTCAGGCTGAACTTGGGATCCTGCATGACCATGCTGATGCGCCGGCCCCGGATCCGGCGCATCTGCCGTTCC encodes the following:
- a CDS encoding ABC transporter ATP-binding protein codes for the protein MTEPLLSVRDLRVAFPSRQGLFEAVRGVSFDLGRERLGVVGESGSGKSMTGRAILGLVRPPGRVSAQRMTLNGENILNLPERQMRRIRGRRISMVMQDPKFSLNPVMRVGDQIVEAYRQQTGAGRAAGRARAMEMLAAVRIRDPERVYGAYPHEVSGGMGQRIMIAMMLASNPEVLIADEPTSALDVSVRTEVLRIMDDLVKDRGMGLIFVSHDLNLVAQFCDRVLIMYAGRVVESLAARDLHNARHPYTRGLLDSLPRLDAPVDRLSVLERRAEWRDDPLEPALTGGSMQDAFPGGIR